In Sphingopyxis sp. 113P3, one DNA window encodes the following:
- a CDS encoding DNA topoisomerase IB — translation MPTRLIHVDDSLPGISRERWRGGWRYRDAKGRPIRDKDEIARLDAIALPPAYEDAWFCPASNGHILATGYDARGRKQYRYHPDFRMAQEADKYDRCAAFGHALPLLRARLADDLVRRTLGPERVVAAVVRLLDLAALRVGNEQYVAANKSFGATTLRRQHARLRGERLHLRYRAKGSTMREVTVTDRSLATLVRRLQDLPGQHLFQYEDGGSLCAVGSDEVNAYIREAMGADFSAKHFRTWSASVTAFTYLYDAAEPPTLKALLAHVAQGLGNTPAVARRAYVHPAMIAAAQARENFAIAAGSLPRATRYLSRYERGFLAYLEQTPGAAALLRSA, via the coding sequence ATGCCCACGCGCCTGATCCACGTCGATGACAGCTTGCCCGGCATCAGCCGCGAGCGCTGGCGCGGCGGCTGGCGTTACCGCGATGCCAAAGGAAGGCCGATCCGCGACAAGGATGAGATTGCCCGCCTCGATGCGATCGCCCTGCCCCCCGCCTATGAGGATGCCTGGTTCTGCCCCGCTTCCAACGGGCATATCCTCGCGACCGGCTATGATGCACGCGGGCGCAAGCAATATCGCTATCATCCCGACTTCCGGATGGCGCAGGAGGCCGACAAATATGATCGCTGCGCCGCATTCGGCCATGCGCTCCCGCTGCTTCGCGCGCGCCTCGCCGACGACCTCGTACGTCGGACGCTGGGGCCCGAGCGCGTCGTAGCGGCTGTGGTGCGTCTCCTTGACCTTGCAGCGCTACGTGTCGGGAATGAACAATATGTCGCGGCCAACAAGAGTTTTGGTGCAACGACGCTGCGCCGGCAGCACGCGCGCCTCCGCGGCGAGAGGCTGCACTTGAGGTACCGCGCCAAGGGCAGCACGATGCGTGAGGTGACGGTCACCGACCGCAGCCTCGCGACGCTGGTGCGCCGTCTCCAGGACCTGCCGGGGCAACATCTGTTTCAGTATGAGGATGGAGGCAGCCTCTGCGCCGTGGGATCGGACGAGGTCAACGCCTATATCCGCGAGGCGATGGGGGCAGATTTCAGTGCCAAGCATTTCCGTACCTGGTCGGCGAGCGTTACCGCCTTCACTTATCTTTATGATGCGGCGGAGCCGCCGACGCTGAAGGCGCTGCTCGCCCATGTTGCGCAGGGGCTCGGCAACACACCGGCGGTGGCCCGGCGCGCCTATGTTCATCCTGCAATGATCGCAGCAGCGCAGGCGCGCGAAAATTTTGCAATCGCGGCGGGATCGCTTCCGCGCGCGACCCGATATCTTTCACGTTACGAACGCGGGTTTTTGGCCTATCTGGAGCAGACGCCGGGCGCCGCCGCCCTGCTCCGCTCCGCCTGA